The proteins below are encoded in one region of Silene latifolia isolate original U9 population chromosome 2, ASM4854445v1, whole genome shotgun sequence:
- the LOC141642790 gene encoding beta-galactosidase 4-like, with product MSVTLIYCFGEANVFSCKGTCATFLYNYHFISSQSPAWSISILPDCKTRVSSSEEIKRLTNKLAELGPLIRYQDSGGTRFTIGTR from the exons ATGTCAGTGACTCTTATCTATTGTTTTGGAGAG GCTAACGTCTTCTCGTGCAAAGGGACTTGTGCAACTTTTCTTTACAATTATCATTTCATCTCATCTCAG TCCCCAGCATGGTCAATAAGCATACTCCCTGATTGTAAAACAAGGGTGTCATCGTCCGAAGAGATTAAAAGGTTGACCAATAAGTTAGCTGAATTAGGTCCTCTTATAAGG TACCAGGACAGTGGCGGAACAAGGTTTACTATTGGAACAAGATAA